The following are encoded together in the Halopiger aswanensis genome:
- a CDS encoding ATP-binding protein: MLEDDELSDPRIRRLALYNILAPEPLQKQGRKALAATLAHHRSHPFNTSNTVGPPISETIQIGTTVSGRSYDLSESLLSKHLLAIGQSGSGKTTLFYNLLSQLDVPFWCFDLKKDYRHLVKDRNDVLVLPWTELKYNPLVPPPGVQPRRWAQVVSEIFGHATALLSGSKNHLLKSILKLYRLYNLFEEKSPPYPSFHELEQFLTSDYINYMRKTSNYRDTVLNRIEAMNLGAGTIFDCSEGYTFEDLLERNVVFEFDGLSRDTQNFLMDILLAAVYEYRLTQIHRTEDLNHVFVLDEAKQIFSVYKERQSESGIPAVDELTAKMREFGEGLIVADQEASKLTDSIKANTYTKILLSTGDRKQFTAVADSMNLTQRQANAAKDLGTGEAVIQTGNDEPERVILDEYRLEKTVTDTDLQRNQGQFWNSLSAKPRKQPPRFEETVQSESRDSEEPEVIDDPPSKVTVSEEAEQLLEGVVEEPFIPLTERYETFSSRYKGNKAKSELVETGLVTERSLETRTGARKLLELTDRGRTYVEDQLDLDSSHEGRGGIVHRYWQHQVKKAFEKAGWATKLELFDADVYVNTGRFEVAIEIAMENTQREQEHVEKHLETRFDVIWVVCRTEKVRDGLKQRFKETGIDPDQVVFHLVQDVSDALEKWP; this comes from the coding sequence ATGCTCGAGGATGACGAGCTATCGGATCCACGTATTCGACGGCTGGCACTATACAACATCCTTGCCCCGGAACCGCTTCAGAAACAGGGTCGGAAAGCACTTGCAGCCACGTTAGCACACCATCGGTCACACCCGTTCAACACCTCGAATACAGTCGGTCCTCCGATTTCGGAGACGATCCAAATTGGGACGACGGTTTCTGGACGATCCTATGACCTCAGTGAATCACTGCTTTCGAAACATCTCCTGGCTATCGGTCAGTCGGGTTCCGGGAAAACAACCTTATTCTACAATCTTCTCTCCCAACTGGATGTCCCGTTCTGGTGTTTCGATCTCAAGAAGGACTACCGCCATCTCGTCAAGGACAGAAATGATGTACTGGTGTTGCCGTGGACCGAACTCAAGTATAATCCGTTGGTTCCACCCCCAGGCGTGCAGCCACGGCGGTGGGCTCAGGTTGTCAGCGAGATATTCGGCCACGCCACCGCCCTCCTATCCGGATCGAAAAACCATCTCTTGAAATCCATTCTCAAACTCTACCGGTTGTACAACTTGTTTGAGGAGAAATCACCGCCGTATCCCAGCTTCCATGAACTCGAGCAGTTCCTCACCTCTGACTACATCAACTATATGCGGAAGACCTCGAACTACCGGGACACAGTCCTCAACCGAATAGAAGCGATGAACCTGGGAGCTGGAACCATCTTTGACTGCAGTGAAGGTTACACGTTCGAAGATCTTCTTGAGCGAAACGTCGTGTTCGAGTTCGACGGGTTAAGCCGCGATACACAGAACTTCCTAATGGATATCTTGTTGGCAGCCGTCTACGAGTACCGGCTCACACAGATACACCGAACGGAAGATCTCAACCACGTGTTCGTCCTCGACGAGGCCAAGCAAATCTTCAGTGTCTACAAGGAGAGACAATCTGAATCCGGTATCCCGGCCGTCGACGAACTGACTGCCAAGATGAGGGAGTTCGGGGAAGGACTGATCGTGGCAGATCAGGAAGCATCCAAGCTGACCGATTCAATCAAGGCCAACACCTACACTAAGATCCTTCTCTCTACAGGTGACCGGAAGCAGTTCACAGCGGTCGCGGACTCAATGAATCTTACTCAGCGGCAAGCAAACGCTGCCAAAGACCTCGGTACCGGGGAAGCAGTCATCCAGACAGGAAACGATGAACCCGAACGGGTGATACTCGATGAGTACCGACTGGAGAAAACGGTTACAGACACTGATCTACAGAGAAACCAGGGACAGTTCTGGAACTCGCTTTCAGCTAAACCTCGGAAACAACCGCCACGGTTCGAAGAGACCGTTCAGTCCGAAAGTAGGGATTCGGAAGAGCCTGAGGTTATCGACGATCCACCGTCGAAGGTCACAGTCTCTGAGGAGGCGGAACAGTTATTGGAAGGAGTTGTTGAGGAGCCGTTCATCCCGTTGACTGAAAGATACGAAACGTTCTCGAGCCGGTACAAAGGTAACAAGGCCAAATCTGAACTGGTAGAGACAGGCCTGGTCACAGAACGCTCTCTCGAAACAAGGACAGGTGCTCGAAAACTTCTGGAATTAACCGACAGAGGACGTACCTACGTCGAAGACCAGCTTGATCTTGATTCAAGCCATGAGGGGAGAGGTGGTATTGTTCACCGGTATTGGCAGCATCAGGTCAAGAAGGCGTTCGAGAAAGCGGGATGGGCCACAAAACTTGAGCTATTCGATGCTGACGTCTACGTGAACACAGGCCGGTTCGAAGTCGCTATCGAGATTGCGATGGAGAACACTCAGAGAGAACAGGAACACGTAGAGAAACATCTTGAAACCAGATTTGACGTGATCTGGGTCGTATGCCGGACAGAAAAAGTACGGGATGGTTTGAAGCAACGTTTCAAAGAGACAGGGATTGATCCGGACCAGGTCGTGTTTCACTTGGTACAGGACGTTTCCGATGCTCTTGAGAAGTGGCCGTAG